The following proteins come from a genomic window of Nocardioides albertanoniae:
- the aroA gene encoding 3-phosphoshikimate 1-carboxyvinyltransferase: protein MTTTTDRATDIADPWPAPRAHGPVTATVSLPGSKSLTNRALVLASIADGPSVVRRALRSRDTALMAAALTSLGSQVDTSGDDWVVTPGPFDGDAEIDCGLAGTVMRFVPPVAALSTGKVAFDGDEHMRNRPIGEVLEALRGLGAIIEGEALPFTIHGHGAIEGGTVVVDASASSQFISALLLAGARYEKGVDIRHDGKPVPSLPHIDMTVAMLRENGVTVDDSDANRWTVAPGPIKALDRTIEPDLSNAAPFLALAAVSGGTVTVRDWPRATDQPGDALREILSLMGCEVSLGDEGLSVTGPARLQGVDLDLHDLGELTPALAALCALAETPSHLTGIGHIRGHETDRLAALARELGALGADVTELPDGLTIRPATLHGGIFHTYADHRMAHAGVILGAAVDGVLVENVQTTSKTFTDFAPFWARLFASGSASTSAF from the coding sequence GTGACTACGACGACCGACCGTGCCACCGACATCGCCGACCCCTGGCCGGCACCTCGAGCCCACGGACCGGTCACCGCGACGGTGTCGTTGCCCGGGAGCAAGTCGCTCACCAACCGGGCGCTGGTGCTGGCATCCATCGCCGATGGTCCCAGCGTCGTACGCCGCGCTCTGCGCTCGCGCGACACGGCACTGATGGCGGCAGCGCTGACGTCGTTGGGCTCGCAGGTCGACACCTCCGGCGACGACTGGGTCGTCACGCCGGGCCCCTTCGACGGTGACGCCGAGATCGACTGCGGGCTGGCCGGCACGGTGATGCGCTTCGTACCTCCCGTCGCCGCCCTCTCCACCGGCAAGGTCGCCTTCGACGGCGACGAGCACATGCGCAACCGGCCGATCGGTGAGGTGCTCGAGGCGCTGCGCGGCCTCGGCGCGATCATCGAGGGTGAGGCTCTCCCGTTCACGATTCACGGGCACGGCGCCATCGAGGGCGGCACCGTGGTGGTCGACGCCTCAGCCTCGAGCCAGTTCATCAGCGCGCTGCTGCTGGCGGGCGCACGCTACGAGAAGGGCGTGGACATCCGCCACGACGGCAAGCCAGTGCCGTCCCTGCCTCACATCGACATGACCGTCGCGATGCTCCGCGAGAACGGCGTCACCGTCGACGACTCGGACGCCAACCGGTGGACGGTGGCGCCGGGACCGATCAAGGCGCTCGACCGCACCATCGAGCCCGACCTGTCCAACGCGGCACCGTTCCTGGCGCTCGCCGCCGTCTCGGGCGGCACCGTGACGGTGCGCGACTGGCCACGCGCGACCGACCAGCCGGGCGACGCGCTCCGCGAGATCCTCTCGCTGATGGGCTGCGAGGTCTCGCTCGGTGACGAGGGCCTGAGCGTGACCGGGCCCGCCCGCCTGCAGGGGGTCGACCTCGACCTGCACGACCTCGGCGAGCTCACCCCCGCGCTGGCCGCCCTGTGCGCACTCGCGGAGACGCCGTCGCACCTGACCGGCATCGGCCACATCCGTGGCCACGAGACCGACCGCCTCGCCGCGCTGGCGCGGGAGCTCGGTGCGCTCGGTGCCGACGTCACCGAGCTTCCCGACGGGCTGACGATCCGCCCCGCGACGCTCCACGGCGGGATCTTCCACACCTACGCCGACCACCGGATGGCTCACGCCGGCGTCATCCTCGGCGCCGCGGTGGACGGCGTGCTGGTCGAGAACGTGCAGACCACCAGCAAGACCTTCACCGACTTCGCGCCCTTCTGGGCCCGACTGTTCGCCTCGGGCTCAGCCTCGACCAGCGCCTTCTGA
- a CDS encoding FKBP-type peptidyl-prolyl cis-trans isomerase: MSQKPEIDFVDPTPPTDLVIKDITVGDGEEATERDRVSVHYVGVALSTGEEFDASYNRGEPLDFRVGIGQVIEGWDKGILGMKVGGRRQLVIPPHLGYGDRGAGAVIKPGETLVFLCDLVKVEK, encoded by the coding sequence ATGAGCCAGAAGCCAGAGATCGACTTCGTCGACCCGACCCCGCCCACCGACCTCGTCATCAAGGACATCACCGTCGGTGACGGCGAGGAGGCCACCGAGCGCGACCGCGTCTCGGTCCACTACGTCGGCGTCGCCCTGTCCACCGGCGAGGAGTTCGACGCCTCCTACAACCGCGGCGAGCCGCTCGACTTCCGCGTCGGCATCGGCCAGGTCATCGAGGGCTGGGACAAGGGCATCCTCGGCATGAAGGTCGGCGGCCGCCGCCAGCTCGTCATCCCGCCCCACCTGGGCTACGGCGACCGCGGCGCGGGCGCCGTCATCAAGCCCGGCGAGACCCTCGTCTTCCTCTGCGACCTGGTCAAGGTCGAGAAGTAG
- the rsgA gene encoding ribosome small subunit-dependent GTPase A has translation MAKAQRRFGTEDIEHYDRPRRRTRPRTKDRPSYDDADLGRVITVDRGRFTLVMDDAPEVEVWAVKARPLGRKGVVVGDRVKVVGDTSGADGALARIVELEPRTTVLRRTADDDDPVERVVVANADQLVIVTAIADPEPRTGFIDRALVAAYEAGIEPLLCITKADLADPESLVSTYRSLGVPWIVTQRGGDISELRRLLDGKTSVLLGHSGVGKSTLVNAIVPDADREIGHVNAVTGRGRHTSTSALMLPLPSGWIVDTPGIRTFGLAHVEPEKLILTFPDLGEATAECPRGCTHAAGEPECGLDAAVEAGRLDPDRVTSFRRLLEARSAPAYTL, from the coding sequence ATGGCGAAGGCACAACGCCGGTTCGGCACCGAGGACATCGAGCACTACGACCGTCCGAGACGACGGACGAGGCCGCGTACGAAGGATCGGCCCAGCTACGACGACGCCGACCTCGGCCGGGTGATCACCGTCGACCGGGGGCGGTTCACGCTGGTCATGGACGATGCCCCCGAGGTCGAGGTGTGGGCCGTCAAGGCACGGCCGTTGGGTCGCAAGGGCGTCGTCGTGGGCGACCGGGTGAAGGTGGTCGGCGACACCTCGGGGGCCGACGGCGCCCTGGCGCGCATCGTCGAGCTCGAGCCGCGCACGACGGTGCTGCGGCGTACGGCCGATGACGACGACCCCGTCGAGCGGGTCGTGGTCGCCAACGCCGACCAGCTGGTGATCGTGACCGCGATCGCCGACCCCGAGCCACGCACCGGCTTCATCGACCGTGCGCTCGTGGCGGCCTACGAGGCCGGCATCGAGCCTCTGCTGTGCATCACCAAGGCCGACCTGGCCGACCCGGAGTCGCTGGTCTCGACCTACCGGTCGCTCGGTGTGCCGTGGATCGTGACGCAGCGCGGTGGCGACATCAGCGAGCTCCGTCGCCTGCTCGACGGGAAGACGTCGGTGCTGCTGGGCCACAGCGGCGTCGGCAAGTCGACGCTGGTCAACGCGATCGTGCCCGACGCCGACCGCGAGATCGGCCACGTCAACGCCGTCACCGGCCGCGGCCGGCACACCTCCACCTCCGCGTTGATGCTGCCGCTTCCGTCGGGATGGATCGTCGACACCCCGGGGATCCGTACGTTCGGGCTGGCCCACGTCGAGCCCGAGAAGCTCATCCTCACCTTCCCCGACCTCGGGGAGGCGACGGCCGAGTGTCCGCGCGGCTGCACCCACGCCGCCGGTGAGCCCGAGTGCGGTCTGGACGCCGCGGTCGAGGCCGGCCGGCTCGATCCCGACCGGGTCACCTCGTTCCGCCGGCTGCTCGAGGCACGATCGGCGCCGGCCTACACGCTGTGA
- a CDS encoding DUF4153 domain-containing protein: MTPLERVSSIKVKLGLLVAASALVAAVVASVGRLAGVSPWMSIPVTIGIALAVTQLLAAGMTSPLRQMTLAARRMARGDYSVSVPAGGADEVGQLGRAFNTMASDLGAVDRQRRDLVANVSHELRTPLAALTVVLENLVDGVGSEPAALQTALGQAERLSRLVEDLLDLARVDAGKAPLSTSSVDLGQLLETCVAEVRADAREVTYEIEAPAELVVDADPDRLSQLVVNLLDNAARHSPRGGAVTVRAGADGERYHLEVLDSGPGIAAADRARVFEPFGTLSASADDGGGGTGLGLAIARWVTDLHGGTIAFLDPLAGSAGARVRVDLPLRPPARPVLTPLTPNHEEHAMPTPPAAEPARPTEPDLAETSGPSPANPTPSVLDDIFGTYWPDTGVGGRFGLFVGAVVAGLLGGLLIPDRNAGLGTVIVLLAAGAVVMLAGKQVSRRPSGFQMVCYVLFALLSSVAVFRDAEWIVALCLVTAIAVLLCASTGAKTLLGIMLTGISWPLAGLRGIPWVGRTLTSVSGNGHGAAVARTTVLSLLGLVIFGLLFTTADAMLGSWVDRFVPDVRPDTFAARIFMTVFVFGVVLGAAYLAVNPPRIDRSERASQPVANRYEWLAPVGVVVAVFAAFLIAQATAVFGGEDHLRATTGLTYAEYVHQGFGQLTVATALTLLVIWAAARKAPVETVADRLWLRIALGLLAAEALVVVGSALYRMHLYQEAYGFTQLRLLVDVFEAWLGLLVIAGLVAAVARGIAGGAWLGRFALVSGAIALIGIAAINPDAWTAEHNIARYEETGKIDTVYLRGLSDDAVPALKKLPADLRRCVLAPDERTGDWLEWNLGRERADGMTPTYDPPIGSEADPAAVCPSENRYVD; this comes from the coding sequence ATGACGCCGCTGGAGCGGGTCTCGTCGATCAAGGTCAAGCTCGGGCTGCTGGTCGCCGCGAGCGCACTGGTGGCGGCTGTCGTGGCCTCCGTCGGGCGCCTCGCAGGCGTATCGCCGTGGATGTCGATCCCCGTCACGATCGGGATCGCCCTCGCCGTCACCCAGCTGCTGGCGGCGGGGATGACCTCGCCGCTGCGGCAGATGACGCTCGCGGCTCGGCGGATGGCCCGGGGCGACTACTCCGTCTCGGTGCCGGCCGGCGGCGCCGACGAGGTCGGCCAGCTCGGCCGCGCGTTCAACACCATGGCCAGCGACCTCGGCGCGGTCGACCGCCAGCGCCGCGACCTGGTCGCCAACGTCTCCCACGAGCTGCGTACGCCGCTCGCGGCCCTCACCGTCGTGCTGGAGAACCTCGTCGACGGCGTCGGCTCGGAGCCGGCCGCGCTGCAGACCGCGCTGGGCCAAGCCGAGCGGCTGAGCCGACTCGTCGAGGACCTGCTCGACCTGGCTCGGGTCGACGCCGGCAAGGCGCCGCTGAGCACCTCGTCGGTCGACCTCGGACAGCTGCTGGAGACATGTGTCGCGGAGGTGCGGGCCGACGCCCGTGAGGTCACCTACGAGATCGAGGCGCCCGCCGAGCTCGTCGTCGACGCCGACCCCGACCGGCTCAGCCAGCTCGTCGTCAACCTGCTCGACAACGCTGCGAGGCACAGCCCTCGTGGTGGCGCGGTCACGGTGCGCGCGGGCGCCGACGGCGAGCGCTACCACCTCGAGGTGCTCGACTCCGGGCCCGGCATCGCGGCCGCCGACCGCGCTCGCGTCTTCGAGCCGTTCGGCACCCTCAGCGCCTCCGCCGACGACGGTGGCGGTGGCACCGGCCTCGGGCTCGCCATCGCCCGCTGGGTCACCGACCTGCACGGCGGCACCATCGCCTTCCTCGACCCGCTCGCCGGGTCGGCCGGCGCCCGGGTGCGCGTCGATCTTCCGCTGCGGCCACCCGCGCGTCCCGTTCTCACTCCGCTCACCCCCAACCACGAGGAGCATGCGATGCCCACTCCCCCGGCGGCCGAACCCGCCCGTCCCACCGAGCCCGATCTGGCAGAGACATCCGGCCCGAGTCCGGCGAACCCGACACCTTCGGTGCTCGACGACATCTTCGGCACCTACTGGCCCGACACCGGGGTCGGCGGACGGTTCGGTCTGTTCGTCGGCGCCGTCGTCGCCGGTCTGCTCGGCGGGCTGCTGATCCCCGACCGCAACGCGGGCCTCGGCACGGTCATCGTGCTGCTGGCCGCCGGCGCCGTCGTGATGCTCGCCGGCAAGCAGGTCTCGCGACGACCGTCGGGGTTCCAGATGGTCTGCTACGTGCTGTTCGCGCTGCTCTCCTCGGTCGCTGTCTTCCGCGACGCGGAATGGATCGTCGCGCTGTGCCTGGTCACCGCGATCGCCGTGCTGCTGTGCGCCTCCACCGGCGCGAAGACGCTGCTCGGCATCATGCTGACCGGGATCTCGTGGCCGTTGGCCGGGCTGCGCGGCATCCCCTGGGTGGGGCGCACCCTGACCAGCGTGTCGGGCAACGGTCACGGCGCCGCGGTCGCTCGCACCACCGTGCTCTCGCTGCTCGGCCTGGTGATCTTCGGACTCCTGTTCACCACGGCCGACGCGATGCTGGGCAGCTGGGTCGACCGGTTCGTGCCCGACGTACGCCCCGACACCTTCGCCGCGCGGATCTTCATGACCGTCTTCGTCTTCGGCGTCGTGCTCGGCGCGGCGTACCTCGCGGTCAACCCGCCCCGGATCGACCGCAGCGAGCGTGCGTCGCAGCCCGTCGCCAACCGCTACGAGTGGTTGGCCCCCGTCGGGGTCGTCGTCGCCGTCTTCGCCGCCTTCCTCATCGCCCAGGCGACCGCGGTCTTCGGCGGCGAGGACCACCTGCGGGCCACGACCGGGCTCACCTATGCCGAATACGTCCACCAGGGCTTCGGCCAGCTCACGGTGGCGACCGCGCTCACGTTGCTCGTGATCTGGGCAGCCGCTCGCAAGGCACCGGTGGAGACCGTGGCCGACCGACTGTGGCTGCGCATCGCGCTCGGGCTGCTGGCCGCGGAGGCCCTGGTGGTCGTCGGCTCGGCGCTGTACCGGATGCATCTCTACCAGGAGGCGTACGGCTTCACCCAGCTCCGTCTTCTCGTCGACGTCTTCGAGGCGTGGCTGGGTCTGCTGGTGATCGCCGGGCTGGTCGCCGCGGTGGCTCGTGGCATCGCCGGCGGCGCCTGGCTCGGCCGGTTCGCGCTGGTCAGCGGGGCCATCGCCCTGATCGGGATCGCCGCGATCAACCCCGACGCCTGGACCGCCGAGCACAACATCGCGCGTTATGAGGAGACCGGAAAGATCGACACGGTCTACCTGCGCGGTCTCTCCGACGATGCCGTGCCCGCGCTGAAGAAGCTCCCGGCCGACCTGCGCCGATGCGTGCTCGCGCCCGACGAGCGCACGGGCGACTGGCTGGAGTGGAACCTCGGTCGCGAGCGCGCCGACGGCATGACCCCGACCTACGACCCGCCGATCGGCTCCGAGGCCGACCCGGCCGCGGTGTGCCCCAGCGAGAATCGATACGTAGACTGA
- a CDS encoding response regulator transcription factor, whose translation MPEHVTAPRRLVLVVEDEPVINQAVSDRLEAEGYDVVRAWDGPGAVTSFEETSPDLVVLDVMLPGYDGLEVCRRIQAVRPVPVLMLTARVDEADVLVGLGVGADDYLTKPFRARELVARVNALLRRVERAAELAAAPRRTAEIGGLRMDPAARRVWVDGEEVRLTPTEFDLLVCLAADPGAVVTRERLLAEVWGWADASGTRTVDSHVKGLRAKIGSARVRTVHGVGYALEAGS comes from the coding sequence GTGCCAGAACATGTGACCGCGCCGCGCCGGCTCGTCCTCGTCGTCGAGGACGAGCCGGTCATCAACCAAGCCGTCTCCGACCGTCTCGAGGCGGAGGGCTACGACGTCGTCCGAGCGTGGGACGGGCCGGGCGCGGTCACGTCCTTCGAGGAGACCTCGCCCGACCTGGTCGTGCTCGACGTGATGCTGCCGGGCTACGACGGCCTCGAGGTGTGTCGACGGATCCAGGCCGTACGCCCCGTGCCGGTGCTGATGCTCACCGCACGCGTCGACGAGGCCGACGTGCTGGTCGGCCTCGGTGTCGGCGCCGACGACTACCTGACCAAGCCGTTCCGGGCACGTGAGCTGGTGGCGCGGGTCAACGCGCTCCTGCGACGGGTCGAGCGGGCCGCCGAGCTGGCGGCGGCGCCGCGGCGTACGGCCGAGATCGGTGGCCTGCGGATGGACCCGGCAGCGCGCCGGGTCTGGGTCGACGGTGAGGAGGTCAGGCTGACCCCGACCGAGTTCGACCTGCTGGTCTGCCTCGCCGCCGACCCGGGCGCCGTGGTGACCCGCGAGCGGTTGCTCGCCGAGGTCTGGGGCTGGGCCGACGCCTCCGGCACCCGCACCGTCGACAGCCACGTCAAGGGGCTGCGCGCCAAGATCGGCTCGGCGCGCGTGCGCACCGTGCACGGCGTCGGCTACGCCCTGGAGGCCGGGTCATGA
- a CDS encoding RNA-binding S4 domain-containing protein has product MIRLGQFLKLANLVETGSEARPAITAGEVLVNGEVELRRGRQLRLGDVVEYAGQAARVSDEADFDVPW; this is encoded by the coding sequence ATCATCCGGCTCGGCCAGTTCCTGAAGCTGGCCAACCTGGTCGAGACCGGCTCCGAGGCGCGGCCGGCGATCACGGCCGGCGAGGTGCTGGTCAACGGCGAGGTCGAGCTGCGTCGCGGTCGTCAGCTCCGGCTCGGCGACGTCGTGGAGTACGCCGGCCAGGCGGCTCGGGTCTCCGACGAGGCCGACTTCGACGTGCCCTGGTAG
- a CDS encoding adenylyltransferase/cytidyltransferase family protein, protein MSFPRTVVTFGTFDVFHVGHLRIVQRAAEYGDRLVVGVSADALNFKKKSRYPVFSEDERMAIISALKPVDEVFLEESLELKREYLLKHKADVLLMGDDWEGRFDEFKDICEVVYLPRTPAISTTALIEKISNT, encoded by the coding sequence ATGTCTTTCCCCCGTACCGTCGTGACCTTCGGCACCTTCGACGTCTTCCACGTCGGACACCTGCGAATCGTCCAGCGTGCGGCCGAGTACGGCGACCGGCTGGTGGTCGGAGTCTCGGCCGACGCCCTCAACTTCAAGAAGAAGAGCCGCTACCCCGTCTTCAGCGAGGACGAGCGGATGGCGATCATCTCCGCACTCAAGCCCGTCGACGAGGTCTTCCTCGAGGAGAGCCTCGAGCTCAAGCGCGAGTACCTGCTCAAGCACAAGGCCGACGTGCTGCTCATGGGTGACGACTGGGAAGGGCGCTTCGACGAGTTCAAGGACATCTGCGAGGTCGTCTACCTGCCGCGCACCCCGGCGATCTCGACCACCGCGCTGATCGAGAAGATCTCCAACACCTGA
- a CDS encoding inositol monophosphatase family protein codes for MASTPDFNDDLRLAHLLADDADSLSQSRFKALDLHVMTKPDLTPVSDADKAVEESIRRTLSRARTRDAITGEESGSSGSSSRRWIVDPIDGTKNFVRGVPVWATLIALAVDDEVVMSVVSAPQLGRRWWAAKDQGAHTGKSLMKSTRCQVSDVRRLEDASLSYSSLHGWEERERLEDFLALMRSCWRTRAYSDFWSYMLVAEGAVDIAVEPELEVYDMAALDIIVREAGGSFTSLAGDPGPWGGNALATNGHLHDAALSFLGGLPDGSNDADWPAAQPGSVTAFRRPGNE; via the coding sequence GTGGCGAGCACTCCTGACTTCAACGACGACCTCCGGCTGGCGCATCTGCTGGCCGACGATGCCGACTCCTTGTCGCAGTCACGGTTCAAGGCGCTCGACCTGCACGTCATGACCAAGCCCGATCTCACCCCGGTCTCCGACGCCGACAAGGCCGTCGAGGAGTCGATCCGCCGCACCCTCTCCCGCGCCCGCACCCGCGACGCGATCACCGGCGAGGAGTCGGGCTCCTCCGGCTCCTCGAGCCGGCGCTGGATCGTCGACCCGATCGACGGCACCAAGAACTTCGTGCGTGGTGTGCCCGTCTGGGCGACCCTGATCGCGCTCGCTGTCGACGACGAGGTCGTGATGTCGGTGGTCTCCGCGCCCCAGCTCGGGCGGCGCTGGTGGGCGGCGAAGGACCAGGGCGCCCACACCGGCAAGTCGCTGATGAAGTCGACCCGCTGCCAGGTCTCCGACGTACGCCGCCTGGAGGACGCCTCGCTGTCCTACTCCTCGCTGCACGGCTGGGAGGAGCGCGAGCGGCTCGAGGACTTCCTGGCGCTGATGCGCAGCTGCTGGCGCACCCGGGCCTACTCCGACTTCTGGTCCTACATGCTCGTCGCCGAGGGCGCGGTCGACATCGCCGTGGAGCCCGAGCTCGAGGTCTACGACATGGCCGCGCTCGACATCATCGTGCGCGAGGCCGGCGGGTCCTTCACGTCGCTGGCCGGCGATCCCGGCCCGTGGGGCGGCAACGCGCTGGCCACCAACGGCCACCTGCACGACGCCGCTCTCTCCTTCCTCGGCGGCCTCCCCGACGGCAGCAACGACGCCGACTGGCCGGCCGCGCAGCCCGGATCGGTCACCGCGTTCCGCCGTCCGGGAAACGAGTAG
- a CDS encoding DUF445 domain-containing protein, which produces MSAPGSAGGLMVETEADVVRRQALRRMRIVATGLLVVAAVVYLLTLRMEGFWGFVNAGAEASMVGAMADWFAVTALFRHPMGLPVPHTALIPKRKDELGASLEEFVQDNFLQEDIIRERLGVAMPSLRLALWLSEEPNAKRVVDEVSTVVADGLSRISNRHIIEIIQDGFVPRFREEQIAPLLGGTLQAALDDEVHHGLVDLALVELHGWLEDNQEIVTDVLGERAPWWTPQALREPVTNRIHVELVRWIADIRDDPDHRARKAIDAMLADLADNLQHDEATMERAERLKERVLDHPGVIDTAISIWDALRRALTKSLSDPEGVVRRRALDEVVRYAQKVVLEESLQRRYDALASDVAVYVVRRYGKEATTVITHTIQRWDGKQAASRIELFVGRDLQFIRINGTIVGGLVGVIIHTVSVLVT; this is translated from the coding sequence ATGAGTGCCCCAGGGAGCGCGGGCGGCCTGATGGTCGAGACCGAGGCCGACGTCGTACGCCGCCAGGCACTGCGGCGCATGCGCATCGTCGCCACGGGCCTCCTCGTCGTGGCAGCCGTCGTCTACCTGCTGACGCTGCGCATGGAGGGGTTCTGGGGGTTCGTGAACGCCGGCGCCGAGGCGTCCATGGTCGGTGCGATGGCCGACTGGTTCGCGGTGACCGCGCTGTTCCGTCATCCGATGGGGCTGCCGGTGCCCCACACCGCTCTGATCCCGAAGCGGAAGGACGAGCTGGGGGCCAGCCTGGAGGAGTTCGTCCAGGACAACTTCCTGCAGGAAGACATCATCCGCGAGCGGCTCGGTGTCGCGATGCCGTCGCTGCGGCTGGCGCTGTGGCTCTCCGAGGAGCCCAACGCCAAACGGGTCGTCGACGAGGTCTCCACAGTGGTGGCCGACGGTCTGTCCCGGATCAGCAACCGCCACATCATCGAGATCATCCAGGACGGGTTCGTGCCCCGTTTCCGTGAGGAGCAGATCGCGCCTCTCCTCGGCGGCACGCTGCAGGCGGCGCTCGACGACGAGGTGCACCACGGGCTCGTCGACCTCGCGCTCGTCGAGCTGCACGGCTGGCTCGAGGACAACCAGGAGATCGTCACCGACGTGCTCGGTGAGCGAGCTCCGTGGTGGACGCCGCAGGCGCTGCGCGAGCCGGTGACCAACCGCATCCACGTCGAGCTGGTGCGCTGGATCGCCGACATCCGCGACGACCCCGACCACCGCGCACGCAAGGCGATCGACGCCATGCTCGCCGACCTCGCCGACAACCTGCAGCACGACGAGGCGACCATGGAGCGCGCCGAGCGGCTCAAGGAGCGGGTGCTGGACCACCCCGGCGTCATCGACACCGCCATCTCGATCTGGGACGCGCTGCGCCGTGCGCTCACCAAGTCGCTCAGCGACCCCGAGGGCGTCGTGCGCCGCCGGGCTCTCGACGAGGTCGTCCGCTACGCCCAGAAGGTCGTGCTCGAGGAGTCCCTCCAGCGCCGCTACGACGCGCTCGCCTCCGACGTCGCCGTCTATGTCGTGCGGCGCTACGGCAAAGAGGCCACCACCGTCATCACCCACACCATCCAGCGCTGGGACGGCAAGCAGGCCGCCAGCCGCATCGAGCTCTTCGTCGGCCGCGACCTGCAGTTCATTCGCATCAACGGCACCATCGTCGGTGGCCTCGTCGGCGTGATCATCCACACCGTCTCCGTGCTCGTCACCTGA
- a CDS encoding CBS domain-containing protein, protein MKIADVITRKAIAEVVTIASTATVRDLLGVLAEHSIGACVVSGDGTSVDGIVSERDVVRRLHDNDALLSAAVSSIMTATVETCDPEATIDDILGIMTTHRIRHMPVVSADGSLVGIVSIGDLVKHRIDQLAFERDQLEAYVHQT, encoded by the coding sequence ATGAAGATCGCGGACGTCATCACTCGCAAGGCGATCGCAGAAGTCGTGACGATCGCATCAACCGCAACCGTACGTGACCTGCTCGGCGTGCTCGCCGAGCACAGCATCGGAGCCTGCGTCGTCAGCGGCGACGGCACCAGCGTCGACGGCATCGTCTCCGAGCGTGACGTGGTCCGTCGCCTCCACGACAACGACGCGCTGCTCTCCGCGGCGGTCTCCTCGATCATGACCGCCACCGTCGAGACCTGCGACCCCGAGGCCACCATCGACGACATCCTCGGCATCATGACCACGCACCGGATCCGGCACATGCCGGTCGTCTCCGCCGACGGCAGCCTGGTCGGCATCGTCAGCATCGGCGACCTGGTCAAGCACCGCATCGACCAGCTCGCCTTCGAGCGCGACCAGCTCGAGGCGTACGTCCACCAGACCTGA